One window from the genome of Saccharomyces mikatae IFO 1815 strain IFO1815 genome assembly, chromosome: 4 encodes:
- the YRB1 gene encoding Ran GTPase-binding protein YRB1 (similar to Saccharomyces cerevisiae YRB1 (YDR002W); ancestral locus Anc_3.204): MSSENTKPVIDKKEETAPKPPSSAVFSMFGGKKAEKPETKKDEGETKEETKKEGEDAPESPDVHFEPVVHLEKVDVKTMEEDEEVLYKVRAKLFRFDADAKEWKERGTGDCKFLKNKKTNKVRILMRRDKTLKICANHIIAPEYTLKPNVGSDRSWVYACTADIAEGEAEAFTFAIRFGSKENADKFKEEFEKAQEINKKA; encoded by the coding sequence ATGTCTAGTGAAAATACCAAACCAGTTATTGacaagaaggaagaaacCGCTCCAAAGCCACCATCCTCTGCTGTCTTTTCCATGTTTGGTGGTAAAAAGGCTGAAAAGCCAGAAACCAAGAAAGACGAAGGAGAAACCAAGGAGGAAACTAAGAAGGAAGGTGAGGATGCTCCAGAATCTCCAGACGTCCATTTTGAACCAGTCGTTCACTTGGAAAAGGTTGATGTTAAGACCatggaagaagacgaagaagtTCTTTACAAGGTCAGAGCCAAGCTTTTTAGATTTGATGCCGATGCTAAGGAATGGAAAGAAAGAGGTACTGGTGACTGcaagtttttgaagaacaaaaaaactaaCAAGGTCAGAATATTGATGAGAAGAGACAAAACTCTAAAGATTTGTGCTAATCATATCATCGCTCCAGAATACACATTGAAACCCAATGTTGGTTCCGATAGATCATGGGTTTATGCTTGTACAGCTGATATTGCAGAAGGTGAAGCAGAGGCGTTCACTTTCGCCATCAGATTTGGtagtaaagaaaatgctgacaaattcaaagaagagTTTGAAAAAGCCCAAGAAATCAACAAGAAGGCTTAG
- the RCR2 gene encoding Rcr2p (similar to Saccharomyces cerevisiae RCR1 (YBR005W) and RCR2 (YDR003W); ancestral locus Anc_3.200), with product MILREQVDFLYKRANDNNGNGEAITDDDPFSSSSWRWGRWIFFIFFIVALLILLFSTAKVNRRRRIMGQAPIRGTAWLTPPTYRQSERDYNGTQRCVEDYVPEYTETTNENDLGFYDERGEFHPNGKTEYLAPPPLSEDHASFTDKDFQRPVAAVVRIPSETEFDLNLLRPTMNNFPNGQNNRNEQRSPTVESFSFDIDNAPARARISR from the coding sequence ATGATTTTGCGGGAGCAAGTCGATTTCCTATATAAAAGAGcgaatgataataatgggAATGGTGAAGCTATTACGGATGACGATCCGTTTAGCTCGTCCTCGTGGAGATGGGGAAgatggattttttttatttttttcatagttGCACTCCTtatacttttattttcaactGCCAAAGTGaacagaagaagacgaaTTATGGGCCAGGCTCCTATTAGGGGAACGGCTTGGTTAACTCCGCCTACCTACAGACAATCCGAAAGAGATTATAATGGCACACAACGTTGCGTTGAAGACTATGTTCCTGAATATACAGAAACAACAAATGAGAATGATTTGGGGTTTTATGATGAGCGAGGAGAGTTTCATCCTAACGGTAAAACGGAGTATTTAGCGCCGCCGCCTTTATCAGAAGACCATGCGAGCTTTACTGATAAAGATTTTCAGCGGCCAGTCGCTGCTGTTGTAAGAATTCCTAGTGAAACTGAATTTGATTTGAATCTGCTTAGACCTACTATGAATAATTTCCCTAATGGTCAGAATAATCGCAACGAACAGCGTTCTCCAACAGTTGAGTCATTCTCTTTTGACATTGATAATGCACCTGCAAGGGCAAGAATAAGTAGGTGA
- the RAD57 gene encoding putative DNA-dependent ATPase RAD57 (similar to Saccharomyces cerevisiae RAD57 (YDR004W); ancestral locus Anc_3.198): protein MDLYDELPESKLLCDEEFSYLLDAVQQNGVCVVDFLTLTPKELARLIQRSINEVFRFQQLLIHEYNEKYLDICENSSISSDDGPKCFTTADVALDETLGGGIFTRGITEIFGESSTGKSQLLMQLALSVQLSEAAGGLDGKCVYITTEGDLPTQRLESMLLSRPAYGKLGITQSNIFTVSCNDLINQEHIINVQLPILLERFKGSIKLVIIDSISHHLRVELQNKSFRESQENKNYLDRMAEKLQILAHDYSLSVVVANQVGDKPLTSSPVAHRTYVTDYDYQLGWLVGWKNSTILYRQMNSLFGANANNDEILSDDEDYMLIERVVNGVNDRSYEYSLRKKNSPISKNKTLERRPLGSNYQQKKKRKFDYRVPNLGLTWSNHVSTRILLQKSYKASTIIQRGEAYLYKGNDSASFWQVKRTMKVVYSTFAKPGQVAYQITKRGIETI, encoded by the coding sequence ATGGACCTTTATGATGAATTACCAGAAAGTAAACTCCTTtgtgatgaagaattttcCTATCTTTTGGATGCAGTACAACAGAATGGCGTCTGCGTTGTTGATTTTTTAACGCTTACACCAAAGGAATTGGCAAGGCTCATACAGAGATCAATAAATGAGGTTTTCAGGTTCCAGCAACTGCTAATTCATGAATATAACGAAAAATATTTGGACATTTGTGAGAACAGCTCTATCAGTTCAGATGACGGTCCAAAATGTTTCACAACCGCTGATGTAGCATTAGATGAAACGTTAGGTGGAGGAATATTCACGCGTGGCATTACGGAAATATTCGGAGAGAGTTCCACTGGTAAATCACAATTACTTATGCAGTTAGCTTTAAGTGTCCAACTTTCTGAAGCTGCGGGGGGGCTTGACGGGAAATGTGTATACATTACTACAGAAGGTGATTTACCTACTCAGAGATTGGAAAGTATGCTATTGTCTAGGCCCGCTTATGGGAAATTAGGTATTACACAATCCAACATTTTTACGGTTAGCTGTAACGACTTGATAAACCAAGAACATATAATTAACGTTCAATTACCCATCTTATTAGAAAGGTTTAAAGGTTCTATAAAATTGGTCATAATAGATTCgatttctcatcatttgaGGGTGgaacttcaaaataaaTCTTTCAGAGAATcgcaagaaaataagaactATTTGGATAGGATGGCAGAAAAGCTTCAAATATTGGCACACGATTACTCATTATCAGTTGTAGTGGCTAACCAAGTTGGAGATAAGCCATTAACAAGTAGTCCAGTGGCACATAGGACATACGTAACTGATTATGATTACCAGTTGGGCTGGTTAGTGGGCTGGAAAAACTCAACAATTCTTTATCGGCAGATGAATTCATTGTTTGGAGCAAACGCCAACAACGACGAAATTCTCtcagatgatgaagattaTATGCTAATTGAGAGAGTGGTGAACGGTGTAAATGACCGAAGTTACGAATATTCTTTACGGAAGAAGAACTCCCCGAtatctaaaaataaaacctTGGAGCGACGTCCATTAGGTtctaattatcaacaaaaaaagaagcgAAAATTTGACTATCGGGTCCCCAATCTTGGCTTAACTTGGTCAAACCATGTTTCAACACGAATATTACTTCAAAAGTCTTATAAGGCTTCAACAATAATTCAAAGAGGTGAGGCTTATCTTTATAAGGGAAATGATTCAGCAAGCTTTTGGCAAGTTAAAAGGACGATGAAAGTTGTATACTCGACATTCGCTAAACCTGGACAGGTAGCGTATCAAATTACCAAACGAGGAATAGAAACAATTTGA
- the MAF1 gene encoding RNA polymerase III-inhibiting protein MAF1 (similar to Saccharomyces cerevisiae MAF1 (YDR005C); ancestral locus Anc_3.197) has product MKFIDELDIERVNQTLNFETNDCKIVGSCDIFTTKAVASDRKLYKTIDQHLDTILQENENYNAAIQQQQQLATPETNQSPCSSPFYSNRRDSNSFWEQKRRISFSEHNSNTNNSNNNSGNGNNYPGANSTCPATFSKSVKLNDQNLKELVSNYDSGSMSSSSLDSSCKNDEKIRRRSSSSISSFKSGKSSNNNYTSGATTNNVSKRRKSSINERPTNLNLGPFGPINEPSTRKIFAYLIAILNASYPDHDFSSVEPTDFVKTSLKSFISKFENTLYSLGRQPEEWIWEVINSHMTLSDCVLFQYSPSSSFLEDEPGYLWNLIGFLYNRKRKRVAYLYLICSRLNSNTSEVEDTLAKRPRGKLTIDDGLNEYEGEYDFTYDENVIDDKSDHEGPLQ; this is encoded by the exons atgaaa TTTATCGACGAGTTGGACATAGAGAGAGTAAACCAAACCCTTAATTTCGAAACCAACGACTGCAAAATCGTCGGCAGTTGCGATATTTTCACAACAAAGGCGGTTGCATCAGATAGAAAGTTGTACAAAACTATCGATCAGCATTTGGATACTATTCTACAGGAGAATGAAAACTACAATGCTGCCAttcagcagcagcagcaactaGCGACTCCGGAAACCAACCAATCACCTTGTTCGTCTCCTTTTTATTCTAATAGGAGAGACAGTAACTCTTTCTGGGaacaaaagagaagaatatCTTTTAGTGAGCACAATAGTAATACGAACAACAGCAATAACAATAGTGGTAATGGCAATAACTATCCTGGAGCTAATAGTACTTGTCCAGCAACTTTTTCCAAAAGTGTCAAGCTAAATgatcaaaatttgaaagaattagtATCAAATTACGATTCTGGCTCTATGAGCTCATCTTCTCTTGACTCATCTTgcaaaaatgatgaaaaaattagaagaagaagcagtAGCAGTATTAGCAGTTTCAAAAGCGGTAAGTCGTCGAATAATAACTATACTTCCGGTGCGACAACCAATAATGTtagcaaaagaagaaaatcttcaataaacGAGCGACCAACCAATTTAAATCTGGGTCCATTTGGTCCTATAAATGAACCATCAACCAGAAAAATATTCGCCTACCTGATTGCTATTCTTAACGCTTCCTATCCCGATCATGATTTTTCGTCGGTAGAGCCTACCGATTTTGTCAAAACATCATTGAAATCTTTTATTtccaaatttgaaaacacTTTATATTCTCTTGGTAGACAGCCAGAAGAATGGATTTGGGAAGTAATCAATTCACACATGACTCTATCTGACTGCGTTCTCTTCCAATATTCCCCCTCAAGCTCATTTTTGGAAGATGAACCAGGTTATCTTTGGAATCTCATAGGTTTTCTTTAtaacagaaaaagaaaaagagtgGCTTACCTTTATTTGATTTGCTCGCGTCTAAATTCAAATACAAGTGAAGTAGAAGACACGTTGGCAAAGAGGCCTCGGGGAAAGCTCACAATAGATGATGGTTTAAATGAATATGAAGGAGAATACGATTTTACTTATGATGAAAACGTAATAGATGACAAGTCAGATCATGAAGGGCCCCTACAATAG